The Ictalurus punctatus breed USDA103 chromosome 9, Coco_2.0, whole genome shotgun sequence genome contains a region encoding:
- the adss1 gene encoding adenylosuccinate synthetase isozyme 1 — protein MSSSRSGNDHFNPINASLGAKRPRAESANKVTVVLGAQWGDEGKGKVVDLLATESDIVCRCQGGNNAGHTVVVEGTEYDFHLLPSGIINTKCISLIGNGVVIHLPGLFEEIDKNEKKGLKGWEKRLVISDRAHIVFDFHQAVDGMQEVQRQAQEGKNIGTTKKGIGPTYACKASRTGVRICDLLADFKEFSTKFKNLAQQYQSMYPALKVDVEGELKKLKDYAERIRPMVRDGVYFMYDAIHGPLKKILVEGANAALLDIDFGTYPFVTSSNCTVGGVCTGLGIPPANIGDVYGVSKAYTTRVGIGAFPTEQLNAIGELLQTRGHEVGVTTGRKRRCGWLDLVILRYAHMINGFTAIALTKLDILDVLDEIKVAVAYKLNGRRIPHFPANMEVLQKVEVEYETLPGWKTDTSAARKWNDLPPKAQNYIRFVENHIGVPIKWVGVGKSRECMIQMF, from the exons ATGTCTTCGAGCCGCTCAGGGAACGATCACTTCAACCCCATAAACGCCTCATTAGGGGCAAAACGACCCCGGGCAGAGTCGGCCAACAAAGTGACCGTGGTGCTCGGAGCGCAGTGGGGAGATGAAGGCAAGGGAAAAGTGGTGGATTTGTTGGCCACGGAGTCTGACATCGTCTGCAGATGTCAG GGAGGAAATAATGCAGGCCATACAGTAGTGGTCGAAGGGACAGAGTATGACTTTCATCTCCTTCCTAGTGGTATCATCAACACCAAATGTATATCACTCATTG GTAATGGTGTAGTCATTCATCTTCCAGGCCTTTTTGAAGAGATTGACAAAAATGAGAAGAAAG GCTTGAAAGGATGGGAGAAAAGACTTGTCATCTCTGATAGAGCTCACATAG TTTTTGATTTTCATCAGGCTGTGGATGGAATGCAAGAAGTACAGAGACAAGCACAGGAAGGCAAGAA CATAGGAACGACCAAGAAAGGCATTGGACCAACGTACGCATGCAAGGCGTCCCGAACTGGAGTTCGCATCTGTGACCTGTTAGCAGATTTTAAAGAGTTTTCCACCAA GTTCAAAAACCTGGCACAGCAGTACCAGTCCATGTATCCGGCTCTTAAAGTGGATGTTGAAGGCGAACTAAAAAAACTAAAG GACTATGCAGAGAGAATAAGACCCATGGTGAGGGACGGAGTGTATTTTATGTATGACGCTATTCACGGACCCCTGAAGAAAATTCTTGTGGAGGGGGCAAATGCTGCCCTGCTGGACATTGACTTTG GAACCTATCCATTTGTGACATCATCCAACTGCACCGTTGGTGGTGTGTGCACCGGCCTTGGCATTCCACCAGCGAATATTGGAGATGTGTATGGGGTATCAAAAGCCTACACCACTAGAGTGGGCATTGGGGCCTTCCCAACAGAACAACTCAAT GCTATAGGGGAGCTGTTACAGACACGAGGTCATGAAGTTGGTGTTACGACAGGCAGGAAGAGGCGCTGCGGATGGCTGGACCTGGTCATCCTTAGATATGCTCACATGATCAATGGCTTCACCGC AATTGCTTTGACTAAGCTGGACATTCTTGATGTGCTTGATGAGATTAAAGTAGCTGTCGCTTACAAACTCAACGGCAGACGAATTCCCCATTTCCCAG CTAATATGGAGGTACTGCAGAAGGTTGAAGTGGAGTATGAGACCTTGCCTGGCTGGAAGACAGATACTTCAGCGGCCAGGAAGTGGAACGATCTGCCCCCCAAAGCCCAGAACTACATCCGCTTTGTGGAGAATCACATTGGTGTACCAA TTAAGTGGGTGGGCGTAGGCAAGTCCAGAGAATGCATGATACAGATGTTCTAA